The proteins below come from a single Faecalibaculum rodentium genomic window:
- the rlmD gene encoding 23S rRNA (uracil(1939)-C(5))-methyltransferase RlmD gives MAKDQANGGYRREGGYRNERKDNWKGRDFRGDSGDTRDRRNFRNDQERRDRGERGEGNYGRNDRGFGRQDRPFSHDRRDERNRGERRPMREEKPWQLELKVQRWGINGEGIGYWNRKPVFIPAAVPGETVLVEVEKEMPKFMTARLVKVIEASSRRQQPPCEHYQECGGCSLIHVDYKGQIQMKKQFLEESLKKYAGYTGEVEPMIKNPTVFEYRNSLKMPAAMVDDVLETGLYKRDSNDFVSIHACAIHTRGLEKARKEVMDILRESGMKAWSRNKRGGLRMLVMKEFDGKVQVILVTDPMDIDPEITAKIMNIPEVTSVWQSIKTERDPEVETFGKVMRHLAGDETMSLKLGDFDLTLLPRSFFQLNTQQAKVLYETVRDMTPEGDLIVEAYSGIGGISMFLHDKAKKIIGIEGVADAVTNARENAKANGLENVEFIHGDAAEQLEEIADNEDVDTLVVDPPRSGLQERMIEAVKFAQPKNIIYVSCNPSTLAKDIEALEDYEIEKVQPVDIFSQTSNVEAVVKLKRTDE, from the coding sequence ATGGCAAAAGATCAGGCCAATGGCGGATACCGCCGGGAAGGCGGATACAGAAATGAACGAAAGGACAACTGGAAGGGACGGGATTTCCGGGGCGACAGCGGCGACACCCGCGACCGCCGGAATTTCCGGAACGACCAGGAGAGACGCGACCGCGGGGAGCGGGGAGAAGGAAACTACGGACGCAATGACCGGGGTTTTGGCCGGCAGGACCGCCCGTTCAGCCATGACCGCCGGGATGAGCGTAACCGGGGTGAAAGACGGCCCATGCGGGAAGAAAAGCCCTGGCAGCTGGAGCTGAAGGTGCAGCGCTGGGGCATCAATGGTGAGGGCATCGGCTACTGGAACCGCAAGCCGGTGTTCATTCCCGCCGCTGTCCCCGGAGAGACAGTCCTGGTGGAAGTGGAGAAGGAGATGCCGAAGTTCATGACCGCCAGACTGGTCAAGGTGATCGAAGCCAGTTCCAGAAGACAGCAGCCGCCCTGCGAGCACTATCAGGAATGCGGCGGATGCAGCCTGATCCACGTGGACTACAAGGGTCAGATCCAGATGAAGAAACAGTTCCTGGAGGAATCCCTGAAGAAATATGCCGGCTACACCGGAGAGGTGGAGCCCATGATCAAGAACCCCACGGTATTCGAATACCGCAACTCCCTGAAAATGCCCGCTGCCATGGTGGATGATGTCCTGGAGACGGGACTCTACAAGCGTGACAGCAACGACTTTGTGTCCATTCACGCCTGTGCCATTCACACACGGGGACTGGAAAAAGCCCGGAAGGAAGTCATGGACATTCTCCGGGAAAGCGGCATGAAGGCCTGGAGCCGCAACAAGCGCGGCGGCCTGCGGATGCTGGTGATGAAGGAATTCGACGGCAAAGTCCAGGTGATCCTGGTGACGGATCCCATGGACATCGATCCGGAAATCACGGCGAAGATCATGAACATCCCGGAAGTGACCAGTGTCTGGCAGTCCATCAAGACCGAGCGGGATCCTGAAGTGGAGACCTTCGGCAAGGTGATGCGGCACCTGGCGGGAGATGAAACGATGTCCCTGAAACTGGGGGACTTCGATCTCACGCTGCTGCCCCGATCCTTCTTCCAGCTCAACACACAGCAGGCGAAGGTGCTCTATGAAACCGTTCGGGACATGACACCGGAGGGCGACCTCATTGTCGAGGCGTATTCCGGCATCGGCGGCATTTCGATGTTCCTGCATGACAAGGCGAAGAAGATCATCGGCATTGAGGGTGTGGCTGACGCCGTGACCAATGCCCGGGAAAACGCAAAGGCCAACGGTCTGGAAAACGTGGAATTTATCCACGGCGATGCAGCGGAACAGCTGGAGGAGATCGCAGACAACGAAGATGTCGATACCCTGGTGGTGGATCCTCCGCGGTCCGGTCTCCAGGAGCGGATGATCGAAGCTGTGAAATTCGCACAGCCGAAAAACATCATCTACGTATCCTGCAATCCCAGCACCCTGGCCAAGGACATCGAGGCACTGGAAGACTACGAAATCGAGAAGGTACAGCCTGTGGACATTTTCTCGCAGACCAGCAACGTCGAGGCCGTGGTCAAGCTGAAGAGAACAGACGAATAA
- a CDS encoding putative manganese-dependent inorganic diphosphatase: MTLYVCGHRNPDADSILSAVATAELCRLTGHAAVACRAGSVPADAAWVLKHFGFDFPQLLEDARLSLQEIQLSPPRSCRATDTIFDALQCMNDPDRPYLGVTDEEGRLLAMVTRNDLADIGMQDTALGIRLLQTARLEDIARTLSGTVAVRPEAPLHIDGRVSIVAWSDHSVSRYEVKDRIVIVGDSPEAQLKLVEQGAGLLVLVWTDRVDPAVRQAALEYGCPVVISGHGSMNTSRYLYFSVQIRHVMTPDPVTFRRTLFVQEAIREMRRHRYRAYPVVDDEMHLLGFLETDAALNFQERKMIRVDHNEDGQSVKNGSLARVQAVIDHHRVGGFLSREPVFYRCEILGSTCTIVARLCLEAGIPLLPAMAGLLLSGMICDTLGFRSPTTTETDRQLAEYLANQAGVDISWLEQEILSRGGSTDLVQDLESDLKQFDVSGHDVRIAQILTGDASRQELDALLDAMEDYVAASGTELLVTAVTVLPLGGSYLLAAGDLAWALSDVTSSRMQLRLQEDLLSRKKQILPLVSEKLG; this comes from the coding sequence ATGACACTGTATGTATGCGGACACCGCAATCCTGATGCGGATTCCATTCTGTCGGCTGTCGCCACAGCCGAACTCTGCCGCCTGACAGGACATGCGGCTGTTGCCTGCCGCGCCGGCAGTGTGCCGGCGGATGCAGCCTGGGTGCTGAAGCACTTTGGATTTGACTTTCCGCAGCTGCTGGAAGATGCCCGGCTTTCGCTGCAGGAGATCCAGCTCAGTCCGCCCCGGAGCTGCCGGGCAACCGACACGATTTTCGATGCGCTGCAGTGCATGAACGACCCCGACCGGCCCTACCTGGGGGTGACGGATGAAGAGGGCCGCCTGCTGGCGATGGTCACGCGCAACGACCTGGCCGACATCGGCATGCAGGACACCGCCCTGGGGATCCGGCTGCTGCAGACTGCCAGGCTGGAGGACATCGCCCGCACGCTGTCCGGGACCGTGGCTGTCAGGCCCGAAGCGCCGCTGCACATCGACGGACGTGTGTCCATTGTGGCGTGGTCGGATCACAGCGTGAGCCGGTATGAAGTGAAGGACCGGATCGTGATCGTGGGTGACAGTCCCGAGGCCCAGCTGAAGCTTGTCGAACAGGGAGCCGGGCTGCTGGTGCTGGTGTGGACGGACCGGGTGGATCCGGCGGTGCGGCAGGCGGCGCTGGAATACGGGTGTCCGGTGGTGATTTCGGGTCACGGCTCCATGAACACGTCGCGGTACCTGTATTTCTCCGTGCAGATCCGGCACGTGATGACACCGGATCCGGTGACGTTTCGCAGGACACTCTTTGTGCAGGAAGCCATCCGGGAAATGCGGCGTCACCGGTATCGGGCGTATCCGGTGGTGGATGATGAAATGCATCTGCTGGGGTTTCTGGAAACGGATGCCGCCCTGAATTTCCAGGAACGGAAAATGATCCGGGTGGATCACAACGAGGATGGGCAGTCGGTGAAAAACGGAAGCCTGGCCCGGGTGCAGGCAGTCATTGACCATCACCGGGTGGGCGGGTTCCTGTCGCGGGAGCCGGTGTTCTACCGCTGCGAGATCCTTGGCAGCACATGCACGATCGTGGCCAGGCTCTGCCTGGAAGCGGGGATCCCGCTGCTCCCCGCAATGGCCGGTCTGCTGCTGTCGGGCATGATCTGCGACACGCTGGGATTCCGCTCTCCCACCACCACCGAAACCGACCGGCAGCTGGCAGAATATCTGGCCAACCAGGCGGGTGTGGATATTTCCTGGCTGGAGCAGGAGATCCTGTCACGGGGCGGCAGCACGGATCTGGTGCAGGACCTGGAGTCGGATTTGAAGCAGTTCGACGTCAGCGGCCATGATGTGCGGATCGCCCAGATCCTGACGGGGGATGCCTCGCGTCAGGAGCTGGACGCGCTGCTTGACGCCATGGAAGACTACGTGGCAGCATCGGGGACCGAGCTGCTGGTGACAGCGGTGACGGTGCTTCCGCTGGGCGGCAGCTATCTGCTGGCGGCAGGTGATCTGGCCTGGGCGTTGTCGGATGTGACCAGCAGCCGGATGCAGCTGCGGCTGCAGGAAGACCTGCTGTCGCGCAAGAAGCAGATCCTGCCCCTGGTGAGTGAAAAACTGGGATGA
- a CDS encoding cysteine desulfurase family protein encodes MIYFDNASTTSVHPEVARVYGHLVSDLYGNPDSLHALGRRSGRLLEQARERIAASIGVQPQEILFTSGGSEANSLAVAGYALANRKRGRHIITTNVEHSSVAHAADWLESQGFDVQRLPVNADGSVTARQVREAMRPDTLLVSIMHVNNETGAVNPLREIADVVHAHPTAVFHADLVQSFGKEDIPWESLDLGSVSAHKLHGLKGSGFLYKRKNLKLQPLLFGGQQEQGMRGGTENAPADIVLAKTVRLALESQAKDRERITELNRMLQKELGALPGVKIQSPENASPFILNVSFAQITSEVLMNALDARGICVSAKSTCESRSSNESEVLKAMGRPVSETTHAIRLSFSGQNTLEEGKRFIEETKEILNQYGLPL; translated from the coding sequence ATGATTTATTTCGACAATGCCTCGACAACCTCTGTTCACCCAGAGGTTGCTCGTGTATATGGGCATCTGGTGAGTGATCTGTATGGCAATCCGGACAGCCTGCATGCGCTGGGCCGGCGCTCGGGCAGGCTGCTGGAACAGGCCCGGGAACGCATTGCGGCCTCCATCGGTGTGCAGCCCCAGGAGATTCTCTTCACATCCGGGGGCAGTGAAGCCAACTCCCTGGCGGTTGCCGGCTATGCGCTGGCCAACCGGAAGCGCGGCAGGCACATCATTACCACGAATGTGGAACATTCCTCCGTGGCCCACGCCGCCGACTGGCTGGAAAGCCAGGGCTTCGATGTGCAGCGGCTGCCGGTGAATGCGGACGGATCCGTGACGGCTCGGCAGGTGAGGGAAGCCATGCGGCCGGATACGCTGCTGGTGTCCATCATGCATGTGAACAACGAGACCGGGGCGGTGAATCCGCTGCGGGAAATCGCGGATGTTGTTCATGCCCATCCGACGGCGGTGTTTCATGCGGACCTGGTGCAGTCCTTCGGCAAGGAGGACATTCCCTGGGAGAGCCTGGACCTGGGCAGTGTGTCGGCCCACAAGCTGCACGGCCTCAAGGGCAGCGGCTTTCTGTACAAACGGAAGAACCTGAAGCTGCAGCCGCTGCTCTTTGGCGGCCAGCAGGAGCAGGGGATGCGGGGTGGCACGGAAAATGCCCCGGCGGACATCGTGCTGGCCAAGACCGTCAGACTGGCGCTGGAAAGCCAGGCAAAGGACCGGGAGCGCATCACGGAGCTGAACCGGATGCTGCAAAAGGAACTCGGCGCCCTGCCCGGGGTGAAGATCCAGAGCCCGGAGAATGCCAGTCCCTTCATCCTCAATGTCAGCTTTGCGCAAATCACCAGCGAAGTGCTGATGAATGCCCTGGATGCCAGGGGCATCTGCGTGTCGGCCAAGAGCACCTGCGAGTCCCGTTCGTCGAACGAGAGCGAAGTGCTGAAAGCCATGGGGCGTCCGGTTTCGGAAACCACCCATGCCATCCGTCTCTCTTTTTCCGGGCAGAATACCCTGGAGGAAGGGAAGCGGTTTATTGAAGAAACAAAGGAGATCCTGAACCAGTATGGACTGCCGTTATGA
- a CDS encoding septation ring formation regulator EzrA: protein MEQVMTFIRSHLSTTMMIYIGIALLLLILIWIVMRMSRRRKAARRLESLEIEVNEIRNNPLAYKYNKASAFARVNDDIMDRVKELKAKYDVCQSNITQCDELFTRADDYLSAHKTRKSMAVMDELETMLDETRTRIRIVNQSLDHILARETEVREKSNALKERFRNVKAVYQDNRSSFYNASAVVDREIEDIENEFSNFEEWMFASEFNKAKEEVDKISRRVDEVSGLIARTPGLYEKAKSIIPQAVDEVSGHIAVLENGGIDIAYLNAPARLEAISLALENAVDLLDEGQDQAGAKALDAIADDILKLQEEVLSEKKAYDEISSGLSSIFRQVDEIEGELQDIMTLYASIKDRFGLEDWTHRFHLASGQLQELKQQRALIAEQLADEDYPRSDVVHTYRGFAQDVSTFGTQVRDMKKMLVGASSDENRARKQLIKLQLILNEVRLNTVSRQLPSISDQFSADIKEGERLISRVRGVLDHSPLDVQTLNADLQDAIDFVYRLYNNANNLVGVAVMVENAIVFGNRFRSTYPSMDSELTRAEVCFQNGEYTRALKIAIQAIENMHPGIYEKLIARKDPAVMNTAG from the coding sequence ATGGAACAGGTGATGACGTTCATCCGCAGTCATCTGTCAACCACGATGATGATCTACATCGGGATCGCACTGCTGCTCCTGATACTGATCTGGATCGTGATGCGCATGAGCCGCAGACGGAAGGCTGCCAGACGTCTGGAGTCCCTGGAGATCGAAGTCAACGAAATCCGAAACAACCCGCTGGCCTACAAGTACAACAAAGCCAGTGCCTTTGCCCGGGTCAATGATGACATCATGGACCGGGTCAAGGAACTGAAAGCCAAATATGATGTGTGCCAGTCCAACATCACCCAGTGTGACGAGCTGTTCACCCGGGCGGATGACTACCTGTCGGCACACAAGACCCGCAAGTCCATGGCGGTCATGGACGAACTGGAAACCATGCTGGATGAAACCCGCACGCGGATCCGGATCGTCAACCAGTCCCTGGATCACATCCTGGCAAGGGAAACCGAAGTCCGGGAAAAATCCAATGCCCTGAAGGAACGCTTCCGCAACGTGAAGGCGGTCTACCAGGACAACCGGTCGAGCTTCTACAACGCCAGTGCGGTGGTGGACCGGGAAATTGAAGACATTGAAAACGAGTTCTCCAACTTCGAGGAATGGATGTTCGCATCCGAATTCAACAAGGCCAAGGAAGAAGTGGACAAGATATCCCGCCGCGTGGACGAAGTCTCCGGCCTGATCGCCCGCACCCCCGGCCTGTATGAAAAGGCAAAGTCCATCATTCCGCAGGCCGTGGATGAAGTCTCCGGACACATCGCGGTGCTGGAAAACGGCGGAATCGACATTGCCTACCTGAATGCCCCGGCCCGTCTGGAAGCCATCAGCCTGGCGCTGGAAAACGCCGTGGACCTGCTGGACGAAGGACAGGACCAGGCCGGTGCAAAGGCACTGGACGCCATCGCGGACGACATCCTGAAGCTGCAGGAGGAAGTGCTGTCTGAAAAGAAAGCCTACGACGAGATCTCCAGCGGCCTGTCTTCCATCTTCCGTCAGGTGGATGAAATCGAAGGCGAGCTGCAGGACATCATGACACTGTATGCCTCCATCAAGGACCGCTTCGGTCTGGAGGACTGGACACACCGGTTCCACCTGGCTTCCGGCCAGCTCCAGGAACTCAAGCAGCAGCGGGCGCTGATTGCCGAACAGCTGGCGGATGAAGACTATCCCCGCAGCGACGTGGTGCACACCTACCGCGGCTTCGCACAGGATGTATCCACATTCGGCACGCAGGTGCGTGACATGAAGAAAATGCTGGTGGGCGCCTCGAGCGACGAGAACCGGGCGCGCAAGCAGCTCATCAAGCTGCAGCTGATCCTCAACGAGGTGCGGCTGAACACCGTGAGCCGGCAGCTGCCCTCCATCTCGGACCAGTTCTCGGCCGACATCAAGGAAGGCGAACGCCTGATTTCCCGGGTGCGCGGTGTGCTGGATCACTCCCCGCTGGATGTGCAGACGCTGAATGCCGACCTGCAGGATGCGATTGACTTCGTGTACCGGCTGTACAACAACGCCAACAACCTGGTGGGTGTGGCTGTGATGGTGGAAAACGCGATTGTCTTCGGCAACCGCTTCCGCAGCACCTATCCCTCCATGGATTCCGAGCTGACCCGTGCGGAAGTGTGCTTCCAGAACGGCGAGTATACCCGGGCGCTCAAGATTGCCATCCAGGCGATCGAAAACATGCACCCCGGCATCTATGAAAAGCTGATCGCCCGGAAAGACCCCGCGGTGATGAACACAGCCGGATGA
- a CDS encoding putative RNA methyltransferase produces the protein MEAEYRCPICHEGLTRHDHALCCVNHHTFNIARQGYVDLSRKQKASGDNRAMVQARTRFLEQGYYRFLRDELTKLTADAGVLVDIGCGQGWYTKALGGQLKYGFDLSRQAIRHAAGQDKGTHYAVAGIYDLPLADGSADVVTSIFTPLPEDELQRVIRPGGSLIQVMPGPDHLLELKELAYETAYRNPDKVRQLEGFEAPECIHIQKTIPVSDVWDLFEMTPYRYHTPKEGLERVKRAQPMEITFDFVIARHLRKEND, from the coding sequence GTGGAAGCAGAATACAGATGTCCCATCTGTCATGAGGGACTGACCAGACACGATCATGCCCTGTGCTGTGTGAATCATCACACCTTCAACATCGCCAGACAGGGGTATGTGGACCTCTCCCGGAAGCAGAAGGCCTCCGGGGACAACCGGGCCATGGTCCAGGCCAGGACCCGGTTCCTGGAACAGGGCTATTACCGCTTTCTGCGGGATGAACTGACGAAGCTGACGGCGGATGCCGGTGTCCTGGTGGACATTGGCTGCGGCCAGGGCTGGTATACCAAAGCGCTGGGCGGACAGCTCAAGTACGGCTTCGACCTGTCCCGCCAAGCCATTCGGCATGCGGCGGGGCAGGACAAAGGCACACACTACGCCGTGGCGGGGATCTACGACCTGCCGCTGGCGGACGGATCCGCGGATGTGGTGACCAGCATCTTCACACCGCTGCCGGAGGACGAACTGCAGAGGGTGATCAGACCGGGCGGCAGCCTCATTCAGGTGATGCCGGGTCCCGACCATCTTCTGGAGCTCAAGGAACTGGCCTATGAAACCGCCTACCGGAACCCGGACAAAGTCCGGCAGCTGGAGGGATTCGAGGCACCCGAGTGCATCCATATACAGAAGACGATTCCGGTCAGCGATGTCTGGGATCTGTTTGAAATGACACCCTACCGCTATCACACCCCGAAGGAGGGTCTGGAGCGGGTAAAAAGGGCACAGCCCATGGAGATCACCTTTGACTTTGTGATCGCCAGGCATTTACGGAAGGAGAACGACTAG
- a CDS encoding metallophosphoesterase family protein: MHFIIAGDSHGYTERLDELKQIPADGYIFTGDLTDDPARISGWSAVAGNNDQYFGIKLPPMTIVDAGDHKILVMHGHQFPAGQRHRRLATLAKKFGCDIAVYGHSHVPVIDEEDGVLILNPGSVYRSRDGKGTSYMILDTGGHIPRAEIIRKKFAS, encoded by the coding sequence ATGCATTTCATCATAGCCGGGGACTCCCACGGCTATACAGAGCGGCTCGACGAACTGAAGCAGATCCCGGCCGACGGATACATCTTCACGGGCGACCTCACGGATGATCCTGCCCGGATTTCCGGCTGGTCCGCCGTGGCGGGCAACAACGACCAGTACTTTGGCATCAAGCTGCCGCCCATGACCATCGTGGACGCAGGCGACCACAAGATCCTGGTCATGCACGGACACCAGTTTCCCGCCGGACAGCGCCACCGCAGACTTGCGACACTCGCAAAGAAATTCGGGTGCGACATTGCAGTCTATGGCCACAGCCATGTACCGGTGATCGACGAAGAAGACGGCGTGCTGATCCTGAACCCCGGATCGGTGTACCGCAGCCGCGACGGCAAAGGCACCAGCTACATGATACTCGACACCGGCGGTCACATACCGCGGGCTGAAATCATCAGAAAGAAGTTTGCATCATGA
- a CDS encoding DJ-1/PfpI family protein: MNTTDTKTAAILLAPGFEEIEALTPFDLLRRAGIDTTLVSVENKTGCTGTMGLEVTGLTPMKDYDFTKADALIIPGGPGYEVLEQNQEVTDLIQSFGRDKTLGAICAGSSIPGKLGLYKDRDYTVVPDLNGDFGGTFEKVHAVISGNIVTGISVGGAFEFALDLIRVLKSPEAADDIARATCWTL, translated from the coding sequence ATGAACACAACAGATACAAAGACCGCCGCGATCCTGCTGGCGCCCGGATTCGAGGAAATCGAAGCCCTGACTCCCTTTGACCTTTTGCGCCGCGCAGGCATTGACACGACCCTGGTTTCCGTGGAAAACAAAACCGGCTGTACCGGCACCATGGGCCTGGAAGTGACCGGTCTGACTCCCATGAAAGACTATGATTTCACGAAAGCCGATGCCCTGATCATTCCGGGCGGCCCGGGATACGAAGTCCTGGAACAGAACCAGGAAGTCACGGACCTCATCCAGTCCTTTGGCAGGGACAAAACCCTGGGCGCCATCTGCGCCGGCAGTTCCATTCCCGGAAAGCTCGGGCTTTACAAAGACCGGGACTACACCGTGGTACCTGATCTCAACGGTGACTTTGGCGGTACCTTCGAAAAGGTTCATGCTGTGATCTCCGGCAATATCGTCACCGGCATTTCCGTCGGCGGAGCCTTTGAGTTCGCCCTGGACCTGATCCGTGTCCTGAAATCACCGGAAGCAGCCGACGATATCGCCCGCGCCACCTGCTGGACACTGTAG
- the amrA gene encoding AmmeMemoRadiSam system protein A, whose protein sequence is MKQTVTAGVMVPHPPIILPNIGRGEEKKIQDIADACQHAADAIVASQPDTILIVSPHAPSYFDYIQISDGPSGRGSMAQFRDPMDTFEIPYDRELIRETARICEEAGIPAGTLGQQDGSLDHGTMVPLYFLEEALKRAPGSTKQPQFVRIGIGGPNSRMHYRVGQAFAQAAQTLGKTIAIVGSGDLSHCQKEDSGYGFKPEGPAYDAMIMDIMGQADFLKLLEIPEETAEAAMVCGQKPFALMAGVLDGLKPEARNLGHSAEFGVGYGVVTYTDLQADAGRAFLDQAEDAARQNYEAKVAREDPYVKAARAVINQFVLDGTVPQLDPVSDEAAGVFVSVHKDGQLRGCIGTTEPATKNVTTEIMQNAVSAVSRDPRFPAVQPWELEDLDINVDVLMPAEVIDSPDQLDVKKYGVIVSKGGKRGLLLPDLEGVDTVEKQLEIAKQKAGLSPQETGCTLQRFEVVRHK, encoded by the coding sequence ATGAAACAGACAGTCACAGCAGGCGTGATGGTCCCCCATCCGCCCATTATTCTGCCCAACATCGGGCGGGGAGAAGAGAAGAAAATCCAGGACATTGCGGATGCCTGTCAGCACGCTGCCGATGCCATCGTTGCCTCGCAGCCCGATACGATTCTCATTGTGAGCCCGCATGCCCCGAGCTACTTCGACTACATCCAGATCTCCGACGGCCCGTCCGGCCGCGGCAGCATGGCTCAGTTCCGGGATCCCATGGACACCTTCGAGATTCCCTATGACAGGGAGCTGATTCGGGAAACTGCCAGAATCTGTGAAGAAGCCGGCATTCCCGCCGGCACCCTCGGCCAGCAGGATGGATCCCTGGACCATGGCACGATGGTGCCCCTGTATTTCCTGGAAGAGGCCCTGAAACGTGCCCCCGGAAGCACGAAGCAGCCGCAGTTTGTGCGTATTGGCATCGGCGGGCCGAATTCCCGCATGCACTACCGCGTGGGACAGGCCTTCGCCCAGGCAGCGCAAACACTCGGCAAAACGATCGCCATTGTGGGATCCGGCGACCTGTCCCACTGCCAGAAGGAAGACTCCGGCTATGGGTTCAAGCCCGAAGGACCGGCCTATGATGCCATGATCATGGACATCATGGGCCAGGCGGATTTTCTGAAGCTCCTGGAGATCCCGGAGGAAACCGCCGAAGCCGCCATGGTGTGCGGCCAGAAACCCTTTGCGCTCATGGCCGGTGTGCTCGACGGCCTGAAGCCAGAGGCCAGAAATCTGGGCCACAGCGCGGAATTTGGCGTGGGCTACGGTGTCGTGACCTACACGGACCTCCAGGCGGATGCCGGCCGCGCCTTCCTGGACCAGGCGGAAGACGCCGCCAGACAGAACTATGAAGCCAAAGTGGCCAGAGAGGACCCCTATGTGAAAGCCGCCAGGGCCGTGATCAACCAGTTTGTGCTCGACGGCACCGTTCCGCAGCTGGATCCCGTCTCCGATGAAGCCGCGGGGGTCTTCGTCTCCGTCCACAAGGACGGCCAGCTGCGAGGCTGTATCGGCACCACGGAACCCGCCACGAAAAACGTCACGACGGAAATCATGCAGAATGCCGTCAGTGCCGTCAGCCGCGATCCCCGGTTCCCGGCAGTCCAGCCCTGGGAACTGGAAGACCTGGACATCAACGTCGATGTGCTCATGCCCGCAGAAGTCATCGACTCCCCCGACCAGCTGGATGTGAAGAAATATGGCGTCATTGTCTCCAAAGGGGGAAAACGCGGTCTGTTGCTCCCGGACCTCGAGGGCGTGGACACGGTCGAAAAACAGCTGGAAATCGCGAAACAGAAAGCCGGCCTTTCGCCACAGGAAACCGGCTGCACGCTCCAGCGCTTTGAGGTGGTACGGCACAAATGA
- the thiI gene encoding tRNA uracil 4-sulfurtransferase ThiI: MDCRYDHILIRYGELSLKGKNRGNFIKTLYEDVRNALSAFPALAYRKEHDRMYIYLNGEDPDAVCDVVSRVFGISSLSLAIKVKPDMEEIKAAVLASIDAAHPGTFKLAARRSDKLFPVISDQINRICAGEILRNTDWKVDVKNPDVKIIVEVHKDAAYIMTKRIPGAGGLPVGASGRAMVLLSGGIDSPVASWLVMKRGIRIEAVHFAAPPYTSQAARDKVLTLAGLVAPYQGEVLLHVVPFTQLQLAIYQHCDESYAITIMRRMMLRIAAGLAEKRHCQAIATGESVGQVASQTLESMVCINAVTTTPVLRPCACMDKVEIIRIAEQIGTYETSILPFEDCCTIFTPKAPVTKPRLDKCERFESRWDWQSQVQACIDHAEKLRIRPGYVPEAPAAPAAGCVLEEALTTASQEPAIPQGNSALRDEDLF, encoded by the coding sequence ATGGACTGCCGTTATGACCACATTCTGATCCGCTACGGTGAACTTTCCCTGAAGGGCAAGAACCGCGGCAATTTCATCAAGACACTCTACGAGGACGTGCGCAATGCGCTTTCAGCATTCCCGGCCCTGGCCTACCGGAAGGAACACGACCGGATGTACATCTACCTGAACGGGGAAGACCCGGATGCGGTCTGCGATGTGGTGTCCCGGGTCTTCGGGATCTCCAGCCTGTCCCTGGCCATCAAGGTGAAGCCGGACATGGAGGAAATCAAGGCCGCCGTCCTTGCGAGCATTGATGCAGCCCATCCCGGAACCTTCAAGCTGGCCGCCAGACGCAGCGACAAGCTGTTCCCGGTGATCAGCGACCAGATCAACCGGATCTGCGCGGGGGAAATCCTGCGGAACACCGACTGGAAGGTGGACGTGAAGAACCCGGATGTGAAGATCATCGTCGAAGTCCACAAAGACGCGGCGTACATCATGACAAAGCGGATCCCCGGTGCAGGCGGCCTGCCTGTCGGGGCGAGCGGACGGGCCATGGTGCTGCTCTCCGGAGGAATCGATTCTCCGGTGGCAAGCTGGCTGGTCATGAAGCGCGGGATCCGGATCGAGGCAGTGCATTTTGCGGCGCCTCCCTACACCTCCCAGGCTGCCCGGGACAAGGTGCTGACACTGGCTGGCCTGGTGGCACCCTACCAGGGAGAAGTGCTCCTGCATGTGGTGCCGTTCACCCAGCTGCAGCTGGCAATCTACCAGCATTGCGATGAGTCCTATGCCATCACGATCATGCGCCGGATGATGCTGCGCATTGCGGCGGGACTGGCCGAAAAGCGGCACTGCCAGGCCATTGCCACGGGCGAGAGCGTGGGACAGGTGGCGAGCCAGACACTGGAGTCCATGGTGTGCATCAACGCGGTGACCACCACACCGGTGCTGCGGCCCTGTGCGTGCATGGACAAGGTGGAGATCATCCGCATTGCCGAACAGATCGGCACCTATGAGACATCCATCCTGCCCTTTGAGGACTGCTGCACGATTTTCACGCCGAAGGCGCCGGTGACGAAGCCCAGACTGGACAAGTGCGAGCGGTTCGAAAGCCGCTGGGACTGGCAGAGTCAGGTGCAGGCGTGCATTGACCATGCGGAGAAGCTTCGGATCCGGCCGGGATACGTGCCGGAAGCACCTGCCGCACCGGCTGCCGGCTGTGTCCTGGAAGAGGCCCTGACCACAGCCAGCCAGGAACCGGCAATCCCGCAGGGAAACAGTGCCCTGCGGGACGAAGATCTGTTCTGA